In Aquimarina spinulae, a single window of DNA contains:
- a CDS encoding SPFH domain-containing protein, translating to MKHEKNIKASSGYLMLGLLMLVIIGMVTGLLLSGNPLFIILIMVILFIIKGFFIVNPNSSKVMVLFGAYKGTVKNNGFFWANPFYARQRISLRARNFYSERVKVNDKIGNPILINVILVWKVADTYKAAFDVDQYEEFVRVQTDAAVRKLAGSYPYDNFADGKQEVTLLSGMDEVNEALENEITERLAIAGIEVLEARIGYLAYAPEIANSMLKRQQAVAIVAARKKIVEGAVGMVEDALTKLSADDIIDFDDDKKASMVSNLMVVLCGDKEATPVINTGTLHS from the coding sequence ATGAAACACGAGAAAAATATAAAAGCAAGTAGTGGTTATCTAATGTTAGGTCTACTTATGTTAGTTATAATAGGGATGGTTACTGGTTTGCTTCTAAGTGGCAATCCCTTATTTATAATTCTTATAATGGTAATATTGTTTATCATTAAAGGTTTTTTTATTGTAAACCCTAATAGTTCTAAAGTAATGGTGTTATTTGGGGCATATAAAGGAACAGTAAAGAATAACGGTTTCTTTTGGGCGAATCCTTTTTATGCCAGACAAAGAATTTCTTTGAGAGCCAGAAACTTCTATAGCGAACGGGTAAAAGTGAATGATAAAATTGGTAATCCAATTTTGATTAATGTAATTTTGGTGTGGAAAGTAGCAGATACATATAAGGCAGCTTTTGATGTTGATCAGTACGAAGAATTTGTAAGAGTACAAACAGATGCAGCCGTAAGAAAACTTGCAGGCTCTTATCCGTATGATAATTTTGCTGATGGGAAACAGGAAGTAACATTACTATCTGGTATGGATGAAGTAAATGAAGCTTTAGAAAATGAAATAACAGAGCGTTTGGCTATTGCAGGAATAGAAGTTCTCGAAGCCAGAATTGGATACCTGGCATATGCCCCAGAAATAGCAAATTCGATGTTGAAAAGACAACAAGCTGTAGCTATCGTAGCAGCACGTAAAAAAATAGTAGAAGGAGCTGTTGGTATGGTAGAAGATGCTTTAACCAAATTATCTGCAGATGATATTATAGATTTTGATGATGATAAGAAAGCATCTATGGTAAGTAATTTAATGGTGGTTCTGTGCGGTGATAAAGAAGCAACACCAGTAATTAATACTGGGACATTACATTCGTAA
- a CDS encoding sensor histidine kinase, giving the protein MISEAYIKKFTFRFIVINVVYFLIKSTIDHSGDVTEFDATSLFYYLTAFFLFIFTWETNDWLIRREVKSNEGKSLDLNNGMKIIAINMAIFIPIAASLYYLAIFEFNHVCEINADKPWLRFRIDFFRATLLGFAVVIFNLFYYSLKQKKEMENTMDKLKKEVMTSKYKSLKNQISPHFLFNSLNTLTSLMYQDRDLASDFVSRLATCYRYILDNREEDLVSLEKELSFLDSFIFMMNVRHEGALSITTHISVNPKEYVIPTLSLQMLVENALKHNYYSKERPLEISIISIEKSSILIQNNLRVRKQKEESTQLGLKNIKKRYSFYTNQEVLIETEHEYFKVTLPLLTKDIKEVTMVKVS; this is encoded by the coding sequence ATGATATCTGAAGCATACATAAAGAAGTTTACATTTCGCTTTATTGTTATAAACGTGGTTTATTTCCTTATTAAATCGACTATCGACCATAGCGGTGATGTCACAGAATTTGATGCAACTAGCTTATTTTATTATTTGACTGCCTTTTTTCTTTTCATATTCACCTGGGAGACCAATGACTGGTTAATACGAAGGGAGGTTAAATCTAATGAAGGTAAAAGTCTGGATCTAAATAATGGTATGAAGATTATTGCTATAAATATGGCGATTTTTATTCCTATAGCTGCTTCGTTATATTATTTAGCGATTTTTGAATTTAATCATGTTTGCGAAATTAATGCAGATAAACCCTGGTTACGGTTTAGAATAGATTTTTTTAGAGCTACACTCTTAGGCTTTGCCGTTGTTATTTTTAATCTCTTTTATTATTCTCTAAAACAGAAAAAAGAAATGGAAAATACAATGGACAAACTAAAAAAAGAAGTTATGACGTCTAAATATAAGTCCTTAAAAAATCAAATTAGTCCCCATTTTTTATTCAATAGTTTAAATACACTTACGTCATTAATGTATCAAGACAGGGACCTGGCATCTGATTTTGTATCCAGATTAGCAACATGTTATAGATATATTCTGGATAATCGTGAAGAAGATCTGGTTAGCCTGGAAAAAGAATTAAGTTTTCTTGATTCTTTTATATTTATGATGAATGTGAGGCATGAAGGCGCACTTAGTATAACCACTCATATTTCGGTTAATCCAAAAGAATATGTAATTCCTACCTTATCGTTACAAATGCTCGTAGAAAATGCCTTAAAGCATAATTATTACTCTAAAGAAAGACCTTTGGAGATTAGTATTATTTCTATAGAAAAAAGTAGTATTCTTATTCAGAATAATTTACGGGTAAGAAAACAAAAAGAAGAATCAACACAATTAGGGCTTAAAAATATTAAAAAGAGGTACTCCTTTTATACAAATCAAGAAGTATTAATAGAAACAGAGCATGAATACTTTAAAGTTACGCTCCCACTATTGACCAAAGATATAAAAGAAGTTACCATGGTAAAAGTTTCATAA
- a CDS encoding Hsp20/alpha crystallin family protein, giving the protein MSLLKKTDRLPFLFDDFFTTDWLGGTSNINKIGVNTPAVNVKETDEDFVVELAAPGLTKEDFSIELNNDVLTISSESTSEKETKDEKGKYTRKEFGYNAFKRSFSLPEAVNGNKIGASYENGVLLVKLPKKEEAKVQPKRLIEIS; this is encoded by the coding sequence ATGAGTTTACTAAAAAAAACAGACAGATTACCTTTCCTTTTTGATGATTTCTTTACTACCGATTGGCTTGGAGGAACATCTAATATTAATAAAATAGGTGTAAACACTCCAGCAGTTAATGTTAAAGAAACAGATGAAGATTTTGTGGTAGAATTAGCTGCACCAGGACTTACCAAAGAAGACTTTAGTATTGAACTGAATAATGATGTTCTTACCATTTCTTCTGAGAGTACATCAGAAAAAGAAACTAAAGATGAAAAAGGAAAGTACACGCGAAAAGAATTTGGATACAATGCATTTAAACGTTCATTTAGTCTCCCCGAAGCAGTAAATGGTAACAAAATAGGGGCTTCATATGAAAACGGAGTGTTATTGGTAAAACTTCCTAAAAAAGAGGAAGCAAAAGTACAACCAAAAAGGTTGATTGAGATTTCATGA
- a CDS encoding LytR/AlgR family response regulator transcription factor — protein MTAVIVEDENIASKRLANLIEELAPEIKIAGQITSVENGRHWFENNPLPDLIFLDIQLNDGYGFDILDTLEDHPPIIFTTAYNEYAIRGFKYNGLDYLLKPIDKKDLKNALAKYKKSFTESGKSIDDVKFERIKNLFVKEYKRRFMVKVGNQFNTFNVDDIAYFKSHEGIIFLHSHTGKQYPIEYTIDQLEEILDPVHFFRINRKFMISVKAVVEIHSYFNSRLLLKLKPVNDEQIIVSRERTSNFKKWLDL, from the coding sequence ATGACTGCTGTAATTGTTGAAGACGAAAATATAGCCTCTAAGCGTTTGGCAAATCTCATCGAAGAGTTAGCTCCAGAAATAAAGATTGCCGGTCAAATCACTTCTGTAGAAAACGGAAGACATTGGTTTGAGAATAACCCACTCCCCGATCTAATATTTCTGGACATTCAATTAAATGATGGATATGGATTCGATATTTTAGACACACTAGAAGATCACCCTCCTATTATATTTACTACGGCATATAACGAATATGCCATAAGAGGTTTTAAGTATAATGGATTAGATTACCTTCTAAAACCAATTGATAAAAAAGATTTAAAAAACGCTCTCGCCAAATACAAAAAGAGTTTTACAGAGTCTGGTAAATCGATAGATGATGTAAAGTTCGAACGCATTAAAAACTTGTTTGTAAAAGAATATAAACGTCGTTTTATGGTTAAAGTTGGAAATCAATTTAACACTTTTAATGTTGACGATATTGCTTATTTTAAGTCCCATGAAGGAATTATTTTTTTGCATTCCCACACAGGAAAACAATATCCTATTGAATACACTATAGATCAACTTGAAGAAATTCTAGATCCTGTTCATTTTTTTAGAATTAATAGAAAGTTTATGATTTCTGTTAAAGCTGTGGTTGAGATTCATAGTTATTTTAATAGTAGATTATTATTGAAATTAAAGCCTGTGAATGATGAACAGATTATTGTTTCCCGGGAGAGGACTTCTAATTTTAAAAAGTGGCTGGATCTTTAA
- a CDS encoding DUF1456 family protein, protein MGLTNNDIFKKLRVAHKLRDDDIVKICALVDFKVTKSELGAFFRNENHPKYMECGDQILRNFLNGLIIHLRGPMPEKKKDTTKNKNTN, encoded by the coding sequence ATGGGTTTAACAAATAATGATATTTTTAAAAAATTAAGAGTTGCACATAAATTACGCGATGACGATATTGTAAAAATCTGTGCATTGGTAGATTTTAAAGTAACCAAAAGCGAGCTAGGTGCATTTTTTAGGAATGAAAACCACCCAAAATACATGGAATGTGGTGATCAAATACTACGCAACTTCTTAAATGGGCTAATTATTCATCTTAGAGGTCCGATGCCCGAAAAAAAGAAAGACACTACAAAGAATAAGAACACCAACTAA
- a CDS encoding DUF2306 domain-containing protein yields the protein MKKIIKVILALLSTIIGLYPFVYLFVNREFGLLNSKSSDLLADTIWNIAFYSHIFFGGVALLTGWIQFNKKIRISRSELHKRIGKTYVIMVFISGVSGIYIGFFATGGIIASLGFICLGILWVYTTVKGYWYAKTVRISQHQTIMYYSYAACFSAVTLRIWLPILHIFIGDFIIAYQIVAWLCWIPNLIFAYYLVGKIKSRLVVSSI from the coding sequence ATGAAAAAAATTATCAAAGTCATTTTAGCTCTATTAAGTACTATAATAGGCCTCTATCCTTTTGTATATCTCTTTGTGAATCGAGAATTTGGTTTATTAAATTCGAAAAGTAGTGACTTACTTGCCGATACCATTTGGAATATTGCTTTTTATAGTCATATCTTTTTTGGGGGTGTCGCACTACTGACAGGTTGGATTCAGTTTAATAAAAAAATAAGAATCTCTCGATCAGAATTACATAAACGTATTGGAAAAACCTATGTGATTATGGTCTTTATAAGTGGAGTTTCGGGAATTTATATTGGCTTCTTTGCTACAGGAGGAATTATTGCATCTCTCGGATTTATATGCTTAGGAATACTTTGGGTATATACTACTGTTAAAGGATACTGGTATGCCAAAACTGTCCGGATATCCCAACATCAAACTATCATGTATTATAGCTATGCAGCCTGTTTTTCTGCAGTAACACTTAGAATATGGTTACCTATACTTCATATATTTATTGGAGATTTTATCATTGCATATCAAATAGTAGCATGGCTTTGCTGGATCCCAAATCTTATTTTCGCATATTATCTTGTAGGCAAAATCAAATCCAGGTTAGTTGTAAGTTCTATTTAA
- a CDS encoding TonB-dependent receptor, translating to MRKITFVFIIVLGYIANAQTGIIKGLVVDKQSESPLPGATIELLNVEQAIGVITDIDGYFTLENVPLGRQMIRVSYIGFESITIPNIVVTSGKDAAVNIALIEAFDRLDEVIITSETSKAQAINKLTSVSARQFGVEEVTRFSGGRSDVGRLAANFAGVSSPDDSRNDIVIRGNSPVGLLWRVEGVPIPSPNHYSTLGTTGGPVSALNPNLLKNSDFITSAFPAEYGNAIGGVFDLGFRKGNVDDYEYTGQVGIFTGVEAMAEGPLGKNKGSFLVAGRYSLVSLLGIGAGGTSATPNYYDVSFNVDFGKSKLGNFSLFGIIGFSDIEFLGDDIDEDDLFAAEDENSKADSGFGVIGLKHQINIGSSSFLRTTVAGSFATNEFKADRFIEKKHSARTYYKIY from the coding sequence ATGAGAAAAATCACTTTTGTATTTATTATTGTACTAGGATACATAGCAAATGCACAAACAGGAATCATTAAAGGTCTTGTTGTTGACAAACAATCAGAAAGCCCTTTACCCGGAGCTACAATTGAGTTATTAAATGTAGAACAAGCTATCGGGGTGATAACCGATATAGATGGGTATTTTACATTAGAAAATGTACCGCTTGGTCGTCAAATGATACGGGTAAGTTACATTGGGTTCGAATCGATTACTATACCGAATATTGTAGTAACTTCTGGTAAGGATGCAGCAGTTAATATAGCACTAATAGAAGCTTTTGATCGGTTAGATGAAGTTATTATTACATCAGAAACAAGCAAAGCTCAGGCCATAAATAAACTTACATCTGTTTCAGCGAGACAGTTTGGCGTCGAAGAAGTAACCCGTTTTTCGGGAGGAAGGAGCGATGTTGGTCGTTTGGCAGCAAATTTTGCAGGTGTTTCTTCTCCCGATGATAGTAGAAATGATATTGTGATACGAGGTAATTCTCCTGTTGGATTACTATGGCGGGTAGAAGGAGTACCCATTCCAAGTCCTAATCATTATTCTACCCTGGGAACGACAGGAGGACCAGTTTCTGCCTTAAATCCTAATCTGTTAAAAAACTCAGATTTTATTACTTCGGCTTTCCCTGCAGAATATGGAAATGCAATAGGAGGAGTATTTGATCTTGGATTTAGAAAAGGTAATGTTGATGATTACGAATATACTGGTCAGGTAGGGATTTTTACAGGAGTAGAAGCAATGGCAGAAGGGCCTTTAGGTAAAAATAAAGGTTCGTTTTTGGTAGCCGGAAGATATTCGTTAGTAAGTCTCCTGGGGATAGGAGCAGGAGGAACATCGGCCACACCAAATTACTATGATGTTTCATTTAATGTAGATTTTGGAAAAAGTAAACTAGGTAACTTTTCATTGTTTGGGATTATTGGTTTTTCTGATATTGAATTTCTTGGAGATGATATCGATGAGGATGATCTATTCGCTGCCGAAGATGAAAACTCTAAGGCAGATTCTGGTTTTGGGGTGATTGGTCTTAAACACCAGATCAATATTGGTTCATCCTCTTTTTTAAGAACAACAGTAGCTGGATCTTTTGCAACTAATGAATTTAAAGCAGACCGCTTTATTGAAAAAAAACACTCCGCAAGAACGTATTATAAAATATACTGA
- a CDS encoding TonB-dependent receptor, translating to MNLKQTALLKKNTPQERIIKYTEADNTESRLTFSTLFNSKLSSKSTLRTGVLVENFGIKSVERDRTKQPDNDGDGDPDLFTFTDIDENLSIIQPYIQGQFRLTEKLTLNAGLHGQYSTLNEQFVFEPRAGLSYKVNQNHRFSFGYGLHHQPVPLPLLFLNEDVNGELVQTNLDLDFVRSNHYVLGYDVRISKGWRGKVEVYYQDVSKAAVEPFSSSYSSLTEGANFGFENDRVSLVNEGSGFNQGIELTLEKFFSDGYYGLLTTSLFESKYEGSDGVERNTPFNNGYVANLLAGKEFTIGKAKKDVLFFDTKLTVSGGRYFTPVNLEASQSAGFQVLREDLAFSEQNDDYFRWDVKFGYKINSKSKKRSHQFYVDLQNVTNNENIFTRRYNRLTNQVDQVDQIGFFPDFGYRFQF from the coding sequence ATGAATTTAAAGCAGACCGCTTTATTGAAAAAAAACACTCCGCAAGAACGTATTATAAAATATACTGAAGCTGATAATACAGAATCACGCCTCACGTTCTCTACGCTTTTTAACTCTAAATTGAGTAGTAAAAGTACATTACGAACAGGAGTTTTGGTAGAAAATTTTGGAATAAAGTCTGTAGAACGAGATCGTACAAAACAACCTGATAATGATGGTGATGGTGACCCTGATCTTTTTACATTTACAGATATAGACGAAAATCTAAGTATCATTCAACCCTATATTCAGGGGCAGTTTAGACTTACCGAGAAATTAACATTAAACGCTGGATTACACGGTCAGTATAGTACGCTGAATGAACAATTTGTATTTGAACCCAGAGCAGGACTTTCTTATAAGGTTAATCAGAATCATCGTTTTAGTTTTGGATATGGATTGCATCATCAACCAGTTCCTTTACCATTATTGTTTTTAAATGAAGACGTTAATGGAGAATTGGTACAGACCAATCTGGATCTTGATTTTGTGAGAAGTAATCATTATGTATTAGGTTATGATGTAAGAATTAGTAAAGGCTGGAGAGGTAAAGTTGAGGTATATTATCAAGATGTTAGTAAGGCTGCGGTAGAACCTTTTTCGTCAAGTTATTCTTCTTTGACAGAAGGAGCAAATTTTGGATTCGAAAACGATAGGGTATCTCTGGTTAATGAAGGTAGCGGTTTTAATCAGGGGATAGAACTGACTTTAGAGAAGTTTTTTAGTGATGGATATTATGGATTGTTAACCACTTCGCTATTCGAAAGTAAGTATGAAGGAAGTGATGGTGTAGAACGAAACACACCTTTTAATAATGGATATGTGGCAAACCTTCTTGCCGGAAAAGAATTTACTATTGGCAAGGCCAAGAAAGATGTATTATTTTTCGATACTAAGCTAACCGTATCGGGAGGAAGATATTTTACCCCTGTTAATTTAGAAGCTTCACAATCAGCAGGTTTTCAGGTGTTAAGAGAAGATTTGGCTTTTAGTGAGCAAAATGATGACTATTTTAGATGGGATGTTAAATTTGGATACAAAATCAATAGTAAATCAAAAAAACGTTCTCACCAGTTTTATGTTGATCTTCAAAATGTAACGAATAATGAGAATATTTTTACGCGTCGTTATAATCGTTTAACTAACCAGGTGGATCAAGTTGATCAAATTGGGTTCTTTCCTGATTTTGGATATCGTTTTCAATTTTAA
- a CDS encoding Arc family DNA binding domain-containing protein translates to MSKKKSFVLRIDPETFKSIEKWADDEFRSVNGQLEWMIHKSLKDAKRLKSKKKSNDSEE, encoded by the coding sequence ATGAGTAAGAAAAAATCATTTGTTCTAAGAATAGACCCAGAAACTTTTAAGTCGATTGAAAAATGGGCTGATGATGAGTTTCGAAGTGTTAATGGGCAACTAGAATGGATGATACATAAAAGCCTTAAAGATGCTAAGCGTTTGAAATCTAAAAAAAAATCTAACGACTCTGAAGAATAG